The Pieris napi chromosome 9, ilPieNapi1.2, whole genome shotgun sequence genomic sequence tactaatttaataGTTACATAAGTTTAAAACCTTAAATGGATGACCAAGGAAGGAAAGTCATTGTCTGTGACAATGGCACTGGTGTAAGTTCAAGAGAAATCTACAATTTGTTGCATTATATTCCGATAAGAGATTGATTCATCATCGGAAAACTATTTCCAGTTCGTCAAATGTGGATATGCAGGCAGCAACTTTCCTGCGTTTATTTTCCCGTCGATGGTGGGCAGGCCGATCATCAGAGCAGAAAACAAAATCGGTGAAATCGATGTCAAGGTATGAATCATTGATATCCGTTTATTGACTTCCTCTTAGGGCTCATGGATGACTGATGATATATCAAGTCaacaataaattgttattaacgAATAATACAGTCACATTACAGTCCACCAAAATAAgaacataaaattgttaatcTATACAAACCACGCCTAGACTGTGTTTACGCTTTCATTCCTTtcacgaaattaaaaaatcttactGGTGAAGATtacatataaatgttatgtcaatagttactgttttttaaattaagaattaataatattatacaaattgaAAGTATACATTACTTATTCTTCTACTACaacaaaatttgttatattacaggATGTTTGTATCGGAGTAAGTTAGAGAAGTTGTTACAGGTCTTTAATACTTATCTCATAGCATGTTATTTCCaagttattgtaataaaataaaaaagcatgAAGCATTTTTGGGAGCTATTGAAAACTGTTTATAATATGTTCATACACACATACATTCAAAACCTTATCAACTTGTATAAGTTGATAAggttttgaatatattattattgtgtgtACCTTATACTAACATCGTaatgacttttgacttttgacttttatttacttagtaaatcataattaatttactcatATCACAAAGACATATGTATATTGTGAATCTCTAAAACAAAACTTGAGTGAGTCTAATctcatttactaccagttctcaaatatAGGGTGCAAAACAGGCAAGTATAACTTACAAGAAAATCCTACACCCTTTTTAAGTGCACTCTAAATAAAtcgataaaattaatatatgtggTTTATttgccataatattaattaaaactttcatGCTTGCCAGACGTTTGACCCTGAAGTTGTGCAGGTAACCTTCACAAGTAGCTaagctttaatttttatcaagaaTATCACTAAGTAATATGCTATAAGTAAACAAACAGTAAAACAGCCCATTTCTATgccctaatttttttaaacctttttttagttattttcagTGTGTTGTGATTTAGAATACAGTTAAGGGTTCAATGCTAAGTCATgtgttttaagtaaatattatttataggttTACTAggttatttcttatattttaattgaatgttTATTAGACTTAAGTAACCACAAATGTAAGCCAATGCTCTTAACCAATCTCTAACTTACAAGCACACTTCAAAAGTAGTCactaaattttgtataaaattaatattaataaataggtaGGAATTGTGTTCTAACAATCTAAATTTGTGTgcattttttaacacaatgtATGATGTCTAATTCAAATAATCTACACAAATGATATTGTTTTTAGGACTTAATGGTTGGTGATGAGGCATCTCAGCTCAGGTCAATGTTGGAAGTCAGCTATCCTATGGAAAATGGGgtaagattatattattagtaaacacaaaagattagaacgtgtaggtactttagacttttaaaatctaccgaggttaggttagtaacaaGTCCGTTCCGCAAGAAGTCTCGAAATAAAAGTGAGTCAACGCCGGTGTTGCCATGCTTTATATAGGTTTCTGTTACAAGATGGTGTTAGTCcgctaacaatattttatttttagatgtaGCTTTGATAGAAAATTCCTTAAATAAAGTGGCAATTCTGTTTttcttatacatatttagataTTTGAGAAATTGCTGCAATGTATGAAGAACTTCTATTAttctgattttaattaaaaactaaaatataagaaattatgAGAACCTGCTTATGTGAATAAAAATTCACAGGTGGTACGCAATTGGGAAGATATGTGTCACGTATGGGACTACACATTTGGGCCAAGTAAAATGAATGTTGATCCAAAGGAAACTAAGATTTTGCTCACGGAACCACCCATGAACCCCACCAAGAATAGGGAGAAAATGATTGAGGTATGTAGTTGTGACAAGAAgttgatttataaataaatacaatgtaataattaaattaaatttttaggtGATGTTTGAGAAATATGGATTTGACAGTGCGTACATAGCAATCCAAGCTGTACTGACATTGTATGCGCAGGGATTGATCTCTGGGGTTGTAGTTGACTCAGGTATGAGATATTGATCAAAAGATAAAgtactttgttttttaaactaaaacctCATTTTTATCTGATTTCCTTAAAGAAATTTGCAGTCTGTGGTTCTATCCATAAACACTATATTCCGACAACTTTAATAACTATTTGATGTTTATATCTTTAGTTTATgatgtacaaaaataaaattttgcctctttttatgatacaaattttgtttacagGTGATGGTGTGACTCACATTTGTCCCGTGTATGAAGAGTTTGCTCTTCCTCACCTCACTCGTCGATTAGATATCGCTGGTAGAGATATCACTAGATACCTTATTAAGGTGGGTaataaaatgcatttattgaaatattttcaatatgaGTTAAAATCACATAATAAAATCCTTCTTTATCCGTAAAATTAATTCGAGTTCTAAGATAAAATTTTCCTACTCTACTTTTTCAATCTAACAATCACCTCAATATATTCCAGTTACTCCTGCTCCGTGGCTATGCGTTTAACCACTCAGCTGACTTTGAAACAGTCCGGATGATGAAGGAGAAGCTCTGTTACATCGGATACAATGTGGAACAGGAGCAAAGACTGGCCTGGGAGACCACTGTGCTGGTGGAACCTTATGTGGTAAGGTCTTTATCTGTCATAGAAGAGCtacatataaatgttttttctcTTAAGCTATGTAacatctggtcaatatattcttgcagccttgttgtatgtacaagaaaaaacgattttaaaacaaatggtgacttttaCCTTTTAATACTATAGAACTAATCTAAGCGTACGACCAAtaaatatggaaattgtattcgtttttacaacaaactcccaagcgaaattagagtattatcactaaataaattcaaagccctcgttaaacggaaattaatcaataaagcgttttatacatttgaggaatattaaaatgatccaaatccttgggattgatttgctccagtacaaaaatttgtataactaaaagttggcgattaaaagagtggcggaaagttttttgccagttcttcttgcccgctctacgcccttgcgtaaatgtaaatttagaatcaatttaactttttttctgttgacgttcataactgTACtggtttacctatatgaataaagtctTTGAATTTGAGTTTgaacataaaaaagtaatttcactcttatttatttctgtataaagCTTCCTGATGGGAGAGTGATCAAAGTCGGTGGTGAGAGGTTCGAGGCCCCGGAAGCTTTGTTTCAGCCTCATCTGATTAATGTGGAAGGGCAGGGCATTGCTGAACTGGTTTTTAATACCATACAGGTAATTATtaccttcatttttttaatttaaaaatttcatatgtatTTGGATTTTTTGACTTTATTTCCGTACGTATAGTGTCAAAAaacgttataaaaaaaaatcagtggcgctacaacctctctaggtcttggcctcagatttctgtatctgtttcatgatcatttttaaatctagtaggctagtaggtgatcagcctccagtgcctgacacatgccgtcgactttttgggtctaatacaTGTcaatttcctcacgatgttttccttcaccgttcgagcaaacgttaaatgagcacataggaagaaagtccattggtgcacagccggggatcgaacctacgacctcaggcatgagagtcgcacgctgacgcCACTAGGGCAACACTGCTCAACAAACGTTATACGTCGATTTAaacgaaatataaatgtgtgcACGAACAAAATTGTGCATCGCCGGGCGTAGAGGCTATActcttacatatattaaaatcatagGCCGCCGACATAGACATGAGAAACGAGTTATACAAGCACATAGTGTTATCCGGGGGCTCCACGATGTACCCAGGGCTGCCTTCCCGGCTCGAGAGGGAAATCAAGCAGCTCTATCTCGAACGAGTGCTGAAAAATGACTGCGACAAATTGGCCGTGAGTATTTAAaggaattataatttataattaattttaaattaatcatttatattttaagttattagtTACAATCTTTCTATTCTAAATAACATTACAATTACggtgaacataaatttaaaaaaaaaaatattacacttccaaaatagatttaaaaaaatcttacaaattttaatttttacttgtaattgtccttttaaaaatacttctatatatttatatgatttcataaaaattcagTGAAATTGCATTGTTTCAACGATAattgtctgtctctttttatcacagGGATGTCTggatttgatagaaagagacgaGAGTGGCGCAACTTAAAACTTAGTCTGGCccatttttgatttatttatttatacgtatGCCCAAAAATACAAggaaatatgacatcacacaCATACATATCAGTATTTCGTTGTTTATGTGTGCTATAAtcatataaatgtttatttctatCAAAATAGTGCTTTAACGatagttttaacaaaaatcttcTACGCATCATCGAGCGTAACGGATTTCGTGAATgtgtatatgtcgcagccaactagcttaataagccgttcaattaacagcctagcttttaactaaacagcaTTTAACTAgcgacctgaaagatattcagccgtaGTAGCGTTTGTAGCAACATTCAATAAACTGGCTAgctaatgcttaggccatTCGTACTATATCGTACGAAATATTTGActtaaaaaacattactttaaatattaatttgctCGAGTCAGTCACAGCtaaattcacattattattgtagaccagtgcagatagcctttaaaataaataaaaagtgaaaaaaataatagtaggatgaaacctattggaaagggaggttaatattataaaaattaaaggaaaaataatttacgggctatctgaggtcgggaaggggtaggggggggaggtttaatggtaaaaaacggtttatctcgatttccttTTCCTTtcgatttatttttcctttaatttttataatattaacctccctttccaataggtttcattctactattatttttttaggtttcaaaaattatcggcactggtctattgtCACTACCACGCTCGTATGAATTTGTTTTTCAGAAATTCAAGATACGCATAGAAGATCCTCCGCGACGCAAAGACATGGTGTTCATAGGTGGCGCTGTGTTGGCTGAAGTCTGTAAGAACAGGGATAACTTCTGGCTCACAAACCAGGAATATAAGGAACAGGTAATCCTGACATTTTGTTTACTATGAACTTACcttttttagttctaatttgtcaactttaaattttgtactGTCAAATTGGCTTGTAAAAGTAACAAGTCATTCTCCATCAGTCTagttcttttatatatatatacctacagtTGGTAACATTGTGTATAACTCGTTGGTAATAAACTTCGATTCCCAGGGAAACAGTTTCGGCTTGATCGACAGACGGCTTTGACTTGCTTACATCAAAGCATGCCGAAATGTGTTTTATTGGTGCCTTTGAGtatttaaatcttatataattctattgtacgtgtgtatgtctctgaactcctcttaaacggctggaccgatttgaatgagtttttttgtatacggtggcgccctggatggtttagattcataaATCAGTCCGGCAGATGACGCTTCTGTCGGTAACtaggttatttatctatacagcAAATAGACAgctgatatatatatataaatcttctgtgcaatgtgttcgtaattaaactcctaaacggctggacagattttgatgaaattttttgtgtgttcaagtggagtcgagaatgatttacataattagatattttttaaaatgtaagacGTGTGTACAGGACAACTTTTATCGGATCCGCTAGTTAttcgtataaaatattgtgatattttgcaaattatgaaaaaatgattttttttcaggGTTTGTCGTGTCTGCGAAAGCTGGGCCCACGAGCGAGTTAACTTAGGTTTCAATTGTATATGTTATACTatctacttaatattatttacattaagaaCAATTTCCGTTtagcaaattattaaaaataggtaatattcaaattgatttttaatgaattattcctgtattacaattttattaaaatagataaaatggTATAGTATAAACTGAATGTTCGCAGTAAATTGACAAGTTGGAAGACTGTATTAACatgcatttaatgtattatttcaataaattgtgttaaatctttttattaaattgtattttatttcttacatgAAACACCCTACGGATCAAATAGTATTgtttcttaattatatttgcGTCCAATAAAAATCATGAGTTAATTTTAGCTAATTCACAaacgtgtcacaatgttcgttcccatacacctccgaaacggctcgaccgattgttatgaaaaattttctATTCAGTAAATCTGAAAATCGGCTTCTATCtttctttcaaacccctaagtgataaggggtgtccagcccaaaaaaaaaattacaaccctttattataaaaaataaaataaaatatgtttattatggaacataagatacatgtatcacttattccacgtcattaaatttgaatttgtaggcatccctactcatcggcaatgaagacagagggtgtaggccgagagaaaaaaccggcgtaaaaaactctcggtactcttttaaaatcgcaaatcatcaaacaacacttattttaaaacaaatatcgcaaattaactAGAGGttgcctgtctagcactagtcccaggcccttttatcaactagataatcgttgactttatagtaagcctttttacacagcttttctttaatacatttcttaaatttattgaaaggcagagataaaagagcctctgggattttattaaagaagagtatccctttccccaaaaaagaattactgactttagatagtctagtacggggaaattgcagcctgcggaaattacgatcaacccctattttttattatagcagatagttatttttattgaactaaaacaatgtttcttagaaataatatacataggaAACCAACGTTTGTCAGGTCAGccagtatatataatatatatatatatgttacttaATTAACATTACTAGTgtcataaacaaaaaaataatgacaatTGTATGGCTAACCATCCCGCCTATaagaaatctataaaaaacacGGAATGTGTTCAACGccaaattaacagtaaaaaatGTTCGACGTAAAAAGAGTATGTATTTTCGCTAGGATATATCGCATCGTCAAGCATTAAAATGGATTACAAATGTGAAAATTGCCAATTATCGTGTTATGTAGTTAATTAAATCGATAATATTCAAGGTATATAAAGGATTAATTTGAGTGGCAACATTAATAATGGAGGCGAGGAAGTTTATTTTGTTCCTGTTATTGTCGTGCTTCATTCTGGGAGCGTGTGGAAGATTTATAAGGAGTTATAGGCCTCGATACGAAAAAGTAAGTGTTAAGTAATTTTGagtcttcaagaaaagagcgtaccaattcttgaaaggccggcaacgcacttgcgagccttctggcaatgtgagtgtccatgggcggcggtatcacttaacatcaggtgagcctcctgcccgtttgcctcctattacataaaaaaaaaaagagtctcaaaattaaaacacaaaaatctTCTATGGTAGCAAAGGAAGTTGGCAATTTAAGCCCTCCGAGTTGCAGAAGAGCATGTAACGTAAACCTTGAAATTCGCGCTTGATTTTAATAACTTCTGCCCATAGCGCCCATAGCGATAACCAGTCTCGACAGATATACCTTCCATGGACGAAATGTTCTCAACATGTTAATGGTATTGACCACGTCATACGTAGGTGTTTGCGTACGTTGTGTATgaacaaaaaactaattcaAGGCATTTTTTTAGCTTAGCAACACTAATGTAGAGGAGGAGGTAGAAGAGGCTGCGGAAGAGGTTAGTATATTTTCATATCGTGAACAAACGTTACTATGCAATCGTTTCGATTACATCAGGACCCTGCAGTATATAATGATATCCATTTAAAAGTTGTTCAACTTGCTTGCAGagaaatatgatttattcatACAGAAATCAGAGATCAAGACCGAAATTTTGTATTGAATGTACGTACATTCTTTGagtggaaaaatatattacaaaaatatttttttacaggcACCGACTGAAGTTGTAGAGGTTGCGCCCGATGGAACggttaatcatttttaattaataaattttatgtaacttactaattttattttaatatataaaactaatttttcaGGCTGTACCAGATGATGTGAGTTACAAAAAactagattttattatattaaattgcaGAAATATTTAtcagattatattttttttctttataggcaCAATCGGCAAAGATCTGTATATTGACaccgataaaaaaatattgcgtcGGAGAGCAACATGGAGTGTAACATGTCATTTGGACTTATTTAATGTCATCTGAAaaacgtaaaaattttaaattaaatttctctcCTCTatagctattttttattatttataccttcatAAATACATTGTAAACTCCATGTAACG encodes the following:
- the LOC125052361 gene encoding actin-related protein 2 isoform X3, with amino-acid sequence MDDQGRKVIVCDNGTGFVKCGYAGSNFPAFIFPSMVGRPIIRAENKIGEIDVKDLMVGDEASQLRSMLEVSYPMENGVVRNWEDMCHVWDYTFGPSKMNVDPKETKILLTEPPMNPTKNREKMIEVMFEKYGFDSAYIAIQAVLTLYAQGLISGVVVDSGDGVTHICPVYEEFALPHLTRRLDIAGRDITRYLIKLLLLRGYAFNHSADFETVRMMKEKLCYIGYNVEQEQRLAWETTVLVEPYVLPDGRVIKVGGERFEAPEALFQPHLINVEGQGIAELVFNTIQAADIDMRNELYKHIVLSGGSTMYPGLPSRLEREIKQLYLERVLKNDCDKLAKFKIRIEDPPRRKDMVFIGGAVLAEVCKNRDNFWLTNQEYKEQGLSCLRKLGPRAS
- the LOC125052361 gene encoding actin-related protein 2 isoform X2, whose amino-acid sequence is MDDQGRKVIVCDNGTGFVKCGYAGSNFPAFIFPSMVGRPIIRAENKIGEIDVKDVCIGDLMVGDEASQLRSMLEVSYPMENGVVRNWEDMCHVWDYTFGPSKMNVDPKETKILLTEPPMNPTKNREKMIEVMFEKYGFDSAYIAIQAVLTLYAQGLISGVVVDSGDGVTHICPVYEEFALPHLTRRLDIAGRDITRYLIKLLLLRGYAFNHSADFETVRMMKEKLCYIGYNVEQEQRLAWETTVLVEPYVLPDGRVIKVGGERFEAPEALFQPHLINVEGQGIAELVFNTIQAADIDMRNELYKHIVLSGGSTMYPGLPSRLEREIKQLYLERVLKNDCDKLAKFKIRIEDPPRRKDMVFIGGAVLAEVCKNRDNFWLTNQEYKEQGLSCLRKLGPRAS
- the LOC125052361 gene encoding actin-related protein 2 isoform X1, encoding MDDQGRKVIVCDNGTGFVKCGYAGSNFPAFIFPSMVGRPIIRAENKIGEIDVKTFDPEVVQDLMVGDEASQLRSMLEVSYPMENGVVRNWEDMCHVWDYTFGPSKMNVDPKETKILLTEPPMNPTKNREKMIEVMFEKYGFDSAYIAIQAVLTLYAQGLISGVVVDSGDGVTHICPVYEEFALPHLTRRLDIAGRDITRYLIKLLLLRGYAFNHSADFETVRMMKEKLCYIGYNVEQEQRLAWETTVLVEPYVLPDGRVIKVGGERFEAPEALFQPHLINVEGQGIAELVFNTIQAADIDMRNELYKHIVLSGGSTMYPGLPSRLEREIKQLYLERVLKNDCDKLAKFKIRIEDPPRRKDMVFIGGAVLAEVCKNRDNFWLTNQEYKEQGLSCLRKLGPRAS